A DNA window from Rubidibacter lacunae KORDI 51-2 contains the following coding sequences:
- a CDS encoding isoaspartyl peptidase/L-asparaginase, producing MQPKLIIHGGAGSSLKDKGGLAAVRQDLHAIARNTYECLLQGASAIDAVVKGCQLLEDAPRFNAGTGSVLQADGQIRMSAALMDGTRQRFSGVINVSRAPHPIDLANALQPESDRVLSDYGAAELLRELHVPIHDPLTDLRLHEWIEERKGNFSRKMADVVAESRRGTIGVVALDNSGCLAAGTSTGGKGLERIGRVSDSAMPAGNYATQHAAVSCTGIGEDIIDECTATRIVVRVTDGLSLADAIAKSMQEAKVNNRDLGAIALDVTGAIAWGKTSEVLLAAYHDGTQIGDTLEWIGDGLSDALSN from the coding sequence ATGCAACCCAAACTCATCATTCACGGCGGCGCTGGCAGTTCCCTCAAAGACAAAGGCGGACTCGCGGCCGTGCGTCAAGACCTGCACGCGATCGCGCGCAACACTTATGAATGCTTGCTACAGGGTGCCAGCGCGATCGATGCCGTTGTCAAAGGCTGCCAACTACTCGAAGACGCGCCGCGCTTTAATGCCGGGACTGGTTCTGTGCTGCAGGCAGACGGGCAAATCCGTATGAGTGCTGCCCTGATGGACGGCACCCGCCAGCGTTTCAGCGGTGTCATCAACGTCTCGCGGGCGCCCCATCCCATCGACTTAGCCAACGCCTTACAGCCGGAGAGCGATCGCGTTTTATCCGACTACGGGGCAGCAGAACTCCTGCGAGAGCTGCACGTACCGATTCACGACCCGCTGACAGACCTGCGCTTGCACGAGTGGATTGAAGAACGTAAAGGGAACTTCTCGCGCAAGATGGCTGACGTCGTTGCCGAAAGTCGACGCGGGACTATCGGCGTGGTTGCCCTCGACAACTCCGGCTGCCTCGCCGCCGGCACGTCTACGGGCGGCAAAGGACTGGAGCGCATCGGTCGCGTGAGCGACTCGGCCATGCCTGCTGGTAACTACGCTACGCAACACGCAGCCGTTAGTTGCACCGGCATCGGTGAAGACATCATTGACGAATGCACCGCCACGCGCATTGTCGTGCGCGTTACCGACGGACTCTCCCTCGCCGATGCGATCGCCAAATCCATGCAGGAAGCTAAAGTCAACAACCGCGATCTCGGCGCGATCGCCCTCGATGTTACGGGTGCGATCGCCTGGGGCAAGACCAGTGAGGTGTTGCTTGCGGCGTACCACGATGGTACGCAAATTGGCGACACCCTGGAATGGATCGGCGACGGTCTGAGCGATGCGCTCTCGAACTAA